One Nocardioides luti DNA window includes the following coding sequences:
- the ybeY gene encoding rRNA maturation RNase YbeY, whose translation MSIEILNESGRDLDVKGLAALSRFVMDRMRVHPLAELCIKAVDEATIAQLNEQWMEKEGPTDVLAFPMDELRPGLVNEEPEEGVLGDLVLCPDIAEKQGETAGHGTLAEIELLTVHGILHLLGYDHAEPEEHREMFGLQDELLASWRSSTPA comes from the coding sequence ATGAGCATCGAGATCCTCAACGAGTCCGGGCGCGACCTGGACGTCAAGGGGCTGGCGGCGCTGAGCCGCTTCGTGATGGACCGGATGCGGGTGCACCCGCTCGCCGAGCTCTGCATCAAGGCCGTCGACGAGGCCACCATCGCCCAGCTCAACGAGCAGTGGATGGAGAAGGAGGGCCCGACCGACGTGCTCGCCTTCCCGATGGACGAGCTGCGTCCCGGCCTGGTCAACGAGGAGCCCGAGGAGGGCGTCCTCGGTGACCTGGTCCTCTGCCCCGACATCGCCGAGAAGCAGGGCGAGACCGCCGGCCACGGCACGCTCGCCGAGATCGAGCTGCTCACGGTGCACGGCATCCTGCACCTCCTGGGCTACGACCACGCCGAGCCCGAGGAGCACCGGGAGATGTTCGGTCTCCAGGACGAGCTGCTCGCGTCCTGGCGCAGCTCGACCCCCGCATGA
- a CDS encoding hemolysin family protein — MTSGDIGLLVTAAALVLLAGVFSAADAALGSFSRARAEELLVDARPGARRLLGLLDDAARYLNTALLLRLLCEISAIVLVTLQVRDHFGGSWWPTVLTVVSMMLVLSFVVIGVAPRTLGRQHSERIALIAAGPLSWVTSILGPLPRLLILLGNAITPGKGFREGPFSTETELRELVDLAEASAVIESGERRMIHSVFELGDTSAREVMVPRNDVVYVERHKNLRQTLSLFLRSGYSRVPVIGENLDDIVGFAYLKDIVRRDFEAPDVEFTQRIDEVMRPAHYVPESKPVDALLSEMQADRQHIAVVVDEYGGTAGLITIEDILEEIVGEITDEYDEDEIEVEVLPSGTTRVSSRYPIDDLDELFGFDVEEEDVDSVGGLMAKHLGRVPIPGSHVEAHGLRFEAEGVSGRRNKIGTVLISRVEPEHPDHAPEGDHRD, encoded by the coding sequence ATGACCAGCGGTGATATCGGGCTGCTGGTGACGGCGGCCGCCCTCGTCCTGCTCGCCGGCGTCTTCTCCGCGGCCGACGCCGCGCTCGGCTCGTTCTCCCGCGCCCGCGCGGAGGAGCTCCTCGTCGACGCGCGCCCCGGCGCCCGGCGCCTGCTCGGGCTGCTCGACGACGCGGCCCGCTACCTCAACACCGCGCTGCTGCTGCGGCTGCTCTGCGAGATCTCCGCGATCGTGCTGGTCACGCTCCAGGTGCGCGACCACTTCGGTGGCTCGTGGTGGCCCACCGTGCTCACGGTCGTCTCGATGATGCTGGTCCTGTCCTTCGTCGTCATCGGCGTCGCCCCGCGCACCCTGGGGCGCCAGCACTCCGAGCGGATCGCGCTGATCGCCGCCGGCCCGCTGTCGTGGGTGACGAGCATCCTCGGACCGCTGCCGCGGCTGCTGATCCTGCTCGGCAACGCGATCACGCCCGGCAAGGGCTTCCGCGAGGGCCCGTTCTCCACCGAGACCGAGCTGCGCGAGCTGGTCGACCTCGCCGAGGCCTCCGCGGTCATCGAGTCGGGGGAGCGTCGGATGATCCACTCCGTCTTCGAGCTCGGCGACACCAGCGCCCGCGAGGTGATGGTCCCGCGCAACGACGTGGTCTACGTCGAGCGCCACAAGAACCTCCGCCAGACGCTCTCGCTCTTCCTGCGCAGCGGCTACTCCCGGGTCCCGGTGATCGGCGAGAACCTCGACGACATCGTGGGCTTCGCCTACCTCAAGGACATCGTGCGCCGCGACTTCGAGGCGCCCGACGTGGAGTTCACCCAGCGCATCGACGAGGTGATGCGCCCGGCCCACTACGTCCCCGAGTCCAAGCCCGTCGACGCCCTGCTCTCCGAGATGCAGGCCGACCGGCAGCACATCGCGGTCGTCGTCGACGAGTACGGCGGCACCGCCGGGCTGATCACCATCGAGGACATCCTCGAGGAGATCGTCGGCGAGATCACCGACGAGTACGACGAGGACGAGATCGAGGTCGAGGTGCTGCCGTCGGGCACCACCCGGGTCTCGAGCCGCTACCCGATCGACGACCTCGACGAGCTGTTCGGCTTCGACGTCGAGGAGGAAGACGTCGACAGCGTGGGCGGCCTGATGGCCAAGCACCTCGGCCGGGTGCCCATCCCCGGCAGCCACGTCGAGGCGCACGGCCTGCGCTTCGAGGCCGAGGGCGTCTCCGGGCGCCGCAACAAGATCGGGACCGTGCTGATCTCGCGCGTCGAGCCCGAGCACCCCGACCACGCCCCCGAAGGAGACCACCGTGACTGA
- a CDS encoding cytidine deaminase translates to MTDLAPEDAKLVTLARATRARVGAAEGAAVRDADGRTYAAATVDLPSLQLSAVQVCVAMAVASGAKGLEAAVVLTEADEATAPDLAAVRDLAGPGVPVHVGDPRGTIRSSGLT, encoded by the coding sequence GTGACTGACCTCGCCCCCGAGGACGCCAAGCTCGTCACCCTGGCCCGTGCCACCCGTGCCCGGGTCGGTGCCGCAGAGGGCGCGGCCGTCCGCGACGCCGACGGCCGGACGTACGCCGCCGCAACCGTCGACCTGCCGTCCCTGCAGCTGTCCGCCGTCCAGGTCTGCGTCGCCATGGCCGTGGCGTCCGGGGCGAAGGGGCTCGAGGCCGCGGTGGTGCTGACCGAGGCCGACGAGGCCACGGCACCGGACCTGGCCGCCGTGCGGGACCTCGCCGGCCCCGGTGTCCCGGTGCACGTCGGCGACCCGCGCGGCACGATCCGGTCCAGCGGGCTGACCTGA
- a CDS encoding FAD-binding protein, translated as MNPGGSRAQHTAAVERLRASYAAIPAGSPVRLAKKTSNLFRPRAATTAPGLDVSGLTGVLAVDPEARTAEVQGMCTYEDLVDATLPHGLIPLVVPQLRTITLGGAVTGLGIESTSFRSGLPHESVLEMDVFTGAGEVVTTRPGDELFDTFPNSYGSLGYATRLVIQLEAVPTYVALRHVRFDDAALLAKTVEAVVESGEHDGTRVDGLDGVAFAPGEYYLTLATWVDSPRGAEPSDYTGQQIFYRSIQERETDLLTMYDYLWRWDTDWFWCSGAFGVQHPTVRRLWPRRWRRSDVYSRLIGLDRRLGIADRLDRRAGRPLRERVIQDVEVPLDRLEEFLAWFDDEVGMRPVWLCPLRSTRAWSTYPLEPGATYVNVGFWGTVHVGPDAPNGPKNRAIEAKVHELGGHKSLYSEAFYDADTFDRLYDGAHLAAVKRQHDPDDRLTSLYDKAVKRR; from the coding sequence GTGAATCCAGGGGGAAGCCGGGCCCAGCACACCGCCGCCGTCGAGCGGCTCAGGGCGTCGTACGCCGCCATCCCGGCCGGGAGCCCGGTCCGGCTGGCGAAGAAGACCTCGAACCTCTTCCGGCCGCGCGCGGCGACCACCGCGCCGGGCCTGGACGTGTCCGGGCTGACCGGCGTCCTCGCGGTCGACCCCGAGGCCCGCACCGCCGAGGTGCAGGGCATGTGCACCTACGAGGACCTCGTCGACGCCACCCTGCCGCACGGGCTGATCCCGCTCGTGGTGCCGCAGCTGCGCACGATCACGCTGGGCGGCGCGGTCACCGGGCTCGGCATCGAGTCGACGAGCTTCCGCTCGGGGCTGCCGCACGAGTCCGTCCTCGAGATGGACGTCTTCACCGGTGCCGGCGAGGTCGTCACGACCCGCCCCGGTGACGAGCTCTTCGACACCTTCCCCAACTCCTACGGGTCGTTGGGCTACGCCACCCGGCTGGTCATCCAGCTCGAGGCGGTGCCGACGTACGTCGCGCTGCGCCACGTCCGCTTCGACGACGCCGCACTGCTCGCCAAGACCGTCGAGGCCGTCGTCGAGTCCGGCGAGCACGACGGCACGCGCGTCGACGGGCTGGACGGCGTCGCGTTCGCGCCGGGGGAGTACTACCTGACGCTGGCGACGTGGGTGGACTCCCCGCGTGGTGCGGAGCCGAGCGACTACACCGGGCAGCAGATCTTCTACCGCTCGATCCAGGAGCGCGAGACCGACCTGCTCACGATGTACGACTACCTGTGGCGCTGGGACACCGACTGGTTCTGGTGCTCGGGCGCGTTCGGCGTGCAGCACCCGACCGTCCGGCGGCTCTGGCCCCGCCGGTGGCGCCGCTCGGACGTCTACAGCAGGCTGATCGGGCTGGACCGTCGCCTCGGGATCGCCGACCGGCTGGACCGCCGCGCCGGGCGCCCGCTGCGCGAGCGGGTCATCCAGGACGTCGAGGTCCCGCTGGACCGGCTCGAGGAGTTCCTCGCGTGGTTCGACGACGAGGTCGGGATGCGGCCCGTGTGGCTCTGCCCGCTCCGGTCGACCCGCGCCTGGTCGACGTACCCGCTCGAGCCGGGCGCGACGTACGTCAACGTCGGCTTCTGGGGCACCGTGCACGTCGGCCCGGACGCCCCGAACGGCCCGAAGAACCGCGCCATCGAGGCGAAGGTGCACGAGCTCGGCGGCCACAAGTCCCTCTACTCGGAGGCGTTCTACGACGCCGACACGTTCGACCGGCTCTACGACGGCGCGCACCTCGCCGCCGTCAAGCGCCAGCACGACCCCGACGACCGACTGACGAGCCTCTACGACAAGGCGGTGAAGAGACGATGA
- a CDS encoding class I SAM-dependent methyltransferase, translated as MSMMIGDAVSSLLRDGMPVKFSAYDGSTAGPADAGIELELVNQRGLSYLLTAPGDLGMARAYVAGDLKIHGVHPGDPYDAMALLQNHLRFRKPTAAEALNLVRGLGLANLKPPPPPPQEHLPRWRRAMEGLRHSMSRDAEVIAHHYDVSNRFYELVLGPSMAYTCAVYPEQDATLEEAQAEKFDLVCRKLDLQPGQRLLDVGCGWGGMVRHAARHYGVKALGVTLSREQAQWAKEAIDRDGLGDLAEVRHSDYRDVLEGGFDAVSSIGLMEHIGVRNYPSYFSFLRSRLRPEGRLLNHCITRAHNRREETGAFIDRYVFPDGELIGSGTIIKEAQDARLEVMHEENLRIHYAMTLRDWCRNLVENWDECVAEVGEGTARVWGVYMAGSRLGFERNEIQLHQVLAVRTTDDGKDGFPLRPTW; from the coding sequence ATGAGCATGATGATCGGCGACGCGGTGAGCTCGCTCCTGCGCGACGGCATGCCGGTGAAGTTCTCGGCGTACGACGGCAGCACGGCCGGTCCGGCCGACGCCGGCATCGAGCTGGAGCTGGTGAACCAGCGCGGGCTGTCCTACCTGCTGACGGCCCCCGGCGACCTGGGCATGGCGCGGGCGTACGTCGCCGGCGACCTCAAGATCCACGGTGTGCACCCGGGCGACCCGTACGACGCCATGGCGCTGCTGCAGAACCACCTCCGCTTCCGCAAGCCCACCGCGGCCGAGGCGCTGAACCTCGTGCGCGGGCTGGGCCTGGCAAACCTCAAGCCGCCGCCGCCCCCGCCGCAGGAGCACCTGCCGCGCTGGCGCCGGGCGATGGAGGGCCTGCGGCACTCGATGAGCCGCGACGCCGAGGTGATCGCGCACCACTACGACGTCTCGAACCGCTTCTACGAGCTGGTGCTGGGCCCGTCGATGGCCTACACCTGCGCGGTCTACCCCGAGCAGGACGCCACGCTCGAGGAGGCGCAGGCCGAGAAGTTCGACCTGGTCTGCCGCAAGCTCGACCTGCAGCCCGGGCAGCGGCTGCTCGACGTCGGCTGCGGCTGGGGCGGGATGGTCCGCCACGCGGCGCGGCACTACGGCGTCAAGGCGCTCGGCGTGACGCTGTCGCGCGAGCAGGCCCAGTGGGCCAAGGAGGCGATCGACCGGGACGGCCTGGGCGACCTCGCCGAGGTGCGGCACTCGGACTACCGCGACGTGCTGGAGGGCGGCTTCGACGCCGTCAGCTCGATCGGGCTGATGGAGCACATCGGGGTGCGCAACTACCCGTCGTACTTCTCGTTCCTGCGCAGCCGGCTGCGCCCCGAGGGCCGGCTGCTCAACCACTGCATCACCCGCGCGCACAACCGTCGCGAGGAGACCGGGGCGTTCATCGACCGCTACGTCTTCCCCGACGGCGAGCTGATCGGCTCCGGCACGATCATCAAGGAGGCGCAGGACGCGCGCCTCGAGGTGATGCACGAGGAGAACCTCCGCATCCACTACGCGATGACCCTGCGGGACTGGTGCCGCAACCTCGTCGAGAACTGGGACGAGTGCGTGGCCGAGGTCGGCGAGGGCACCGCCCGCGTCTGGGGCGTCTACATGGCCGGCTCCCGGCTCGGCTTCGAGCGCAACGAGATCCAGCTGCACCAGGTGCTCGCCGTCCGCACCACCGACGACGGCAAGGACGGCTTCCCGCTGCGCCCCACCTGGTGA
- a CDS encoding SIP domain-containing protein has product MSTRARQYAADVLGREQLSEHLVRLTLGGPGLADFASTGLPDEWVGLVVPGQFQSRYYTVRSWAEGVLTLDVVVHEVGLVTEWAARDVVGDRVTITEAKGSFAPPADAAWLLLVGDLTAMPAMARIAETTDLPTRIWAEVPDELGDYLGAGADVTWLTPPGESSSNLAAVVETIDWPAGEGYFWMAGESAQMRAIRKHLMRERRLPPTAYDVMGYWRGVAQRQPRAVDPGPIWRAGKAAGKSDDQIWADFDAAREGHA; this is encoded by the coding sequence GTGAGCACGAGAGCCCGGCAGTACGCCGCCGACGTCCTGGGACGCGAGCAGCTGTCCGAGCACCTGGTGCGGCTCACGCTGGGCGGGCCCGGGCTGGCGGACTTCGCGTCGACGGGCCTCCCCGACGAGTGGGTCGGGCTGGTGGTGCCGGGGCAGTTCCAGAGCCGCTACTACACGGTCCGGTCGTGGGCCGAGGGCGTGCTCACGCTGGACGTGGTGGTGCACGAGGTCGGCCTGGTCACCGAGTGGGCCGCCCGCGACGTCGTGGGTGACCGCGTCACGATCACCGAGGCGAAGGGCTCCTTCGCCCCGCCGGCGGACGCCGCCTGGCTGCTCCTCGTCGGCGACCTGACCGCGATGCCCGCGATGGCGCGGATCGCCGAGACCACCGACCTGCCGACGCGGATCTGGGCCGAGGTGCCCGACGAGCTGGGGGACTACCTCGGCGCCGGCGCGGACGTCACCTGGCTGACGCCGCCGGGGGAGTCGAGCAGCAACCTGGCCGCGGTCGTCGAGACGATCGACTGGCCCGCGGGCGAGGGCTACTTCTGGATGGCGGGGGAGTCCGCGCAGATGCGGGCGATCCGCAAGCACCTGATGCGTGAGCGGCGCCTGCCGCCCACGGCGTACGACGTCATGGGCTACTGGCGCGGGGTGGCCCAGCGCCAGCCCCGTGCGGTGGACCCGGGGCCGATCTGGCGGGCCGGCAAGGCTGCCGGCAAGTCCGACGACCAGATCTGGGCGGACTTCGATGCCGCACGAGAGGGACACGCATGA
- the era gene encoding GTPase Era, with translation MSDHRTPQQDGQGPAHRSGFVSFVGRPNAGKSTLTNALVGSKVVITSSKPQTTRTVVRGIVHRDDAQLILVDTPGLHRPRTLLGERLNDLVKTTLAEVDIVAVCFPANEKIGPGDRFIVKEMSKVRRTIKVAIATKTDLAEPDQIGNHLLDIAKLGVETGTEWAEIVPVSAKSGDQVTLLEDLLVGLLPEGPQLYPDGDLSDAPEEAIVAELIREAALEGVRDELPHSIAVVVEEMALREGRDADRPLLDIHANLYVERDSQKGIMIGHKGARLREVGTAARKQIEALLGTPVYLDLHIKIAKDWQRDPRQLRKLGF, from the coding sequence ATGAGCGACCACCGGACCCCCCAGCAGGACGGGCAGGGCCCCGCCCACCGCAGCGGCTTCGTGTCGTTCGTCGGGCGCCCGAACGCCGGCAAGTCGACGCTCACGAACGCTCTCGTCGGCAGCAAGGTCGTGATCACCAGCTCCAAGCCGCAGACGACCCGCACCGTCGTGCGCGGCATCGTGCACCGTGACGACGCCCAGCTGATCCTCGTCGACACTCCCGGGCTGCACCGCCCGCGCACGCTGCTCGGCGAGCGCCTCAACGACCTCGTGAAGACGACGCTGGCCGAGGTCGACATCGTCGCGGTGTGCTTCCCCGCCAACGAGAAGATCGGGCCCGGCGACCGCTTCATCGTCAAGGAGATGTCGAAGGTCCGCCGCACCATCAAGGTCGCGATCGCCACCAAGACCGACCTCGCCGAGCCCGACCAGATCGGCAACCACCTGCTCGACATCGCCAAGCTCGGCGTCGAGACCGGGACCGAGTGGGCCGAGATCGTGCCCGTCTCCGCGAAGAGTGGCGACCAGGTCACGCTGCTCGAGGACCTGCTCGTCGGGCTGCTCCCCGAGGGGCCGCAGCTCTACCCGGACGGCGACCTCAGCGACGCGCCGGAGGAGGCGATCGTCGCCGAGCTGATCCGCGAGGCCGCCCTCGAGGGCGTCCGTGACGAGCTGCCGCACTCGATCGCCGTCGTCGTCGAGGAGATGGCCTTGCGCGAGGGTCGCGACGCCGACCGGCCGCTGCTCGACATCCACGCCAACCTGTACGTCGAGCGCGACTCCCAGAAGGGCATCATGATCGGCCACAAGGGAGCGCGGCTGCGCGAGGTCGGCACGGCCGCGCGCAAGCAGATCGAGGCGCTGCTCGGCACGCCGGTCTACCTCGACCTGCACATCAAGATCGCCAAGGACTGGCAGCGCGACCCGCGCCAGCTGCGCAAGCTCGGCTTCTGA
- a CDS encoding VOC family protein encodes MDMRLELVPLPTTDVDRSVEFYVERMGFHLDHDVQPGNGMRVVQVTPPGSACSIAFGVGMGDPDAPRVSNLHLVVADIEAARAEVTARGVEVSEVQDMGGVKYAFLADPDGNSWALQELLR; translated from the coding sequence ATGGACATGCGCCTCGAGCTCGTCCCGCTGCCGACCACCGACGTCGACCGCAGCGTGGAGTTCTACGTGGAGAGGATGGGCTTCCACCTCGACCACGACGTGCAGCCCGGCAACGGCATGCGCGTCGTCCAGGTGACGCCGCCGGGCTCCGCCTGCTCGATCGCCTTCGGCGTCGGCATGGGCGACCCGGACGCCCCGCGGGTCAGCAACCTGCACCTCGTGGTGGCCGACATCGAGGCCGCCCGTGCGGAGGTCACGGCACGTGGCGTCGAGGTGTCCGAGGTGCAGGACATGGGCGGCGTGAAGTACGCCTTCCTCGCCGACCCGGACGGCAACTCGTGGGCGCTGCAGGAGCTGCTGCGCTGA
- a CDS encoding oxidoreductase, giving the protein MTWTPADLPDLTGRTAVVTGANSGIGEHTARELAAHGATVVLACRNEESARAAAAGIDGSTRVEKLDLSSLASVRAFADRWEGPLDLLVNNAGVMTPPRYRETEDGFELQYGTNHLGHFALTGLLLPALLAAPEARVVTVSSIAHHGGSAAVLEGNPKATYRPSPAYGNSKLANLLFAAELQKRATAAAVALTSTAAHPGVSATGLVTSPDGLGAIPGVRTVSPLFLRLLFQSAKAGANPTLYAATAAEPGSYTGPQRLRESRGPVGPAKLSRAGRDDELALRLWDLSEQQTGVTYSF; this is encoded by the coding sequence ATGACCTGGACGCCCGCCGACCTGCCCGACCTCACCGGACGCACCGCCGTCGTCACCGGCGCCAACTCCGGGATCGGCGAGCACACCGCCCGTGAGCTCGCGGCGCACGGCGCGACCGTGGTGCTCGCCTGCCGCAACGAGGAGTCCGCCCGAGCGGCCGCGGCCGGGATCGACGGCTCCACCCGCGTCGAGAAGCTCGACCTGTCCTCGCTCGCCTCCGTCCGCGCGTTCGCCGACCGGTGGGAGGGCCCGCTCGACCTGCTGGTCAACAACGCCGGCGTGATGACGCCGCCGCGCTACCGCGAGACCGAGGACGGCTTCGAGCTGCAGTACGGCACCAACCACCTCGGACACTTCGCCCTCACCGGGCTCCTGCTGCCGGCGCTGCTCGCCGCCCCCGAGGCCCGGGTCGTGACGGTCTCGTCGATCGCCCACCACGGCGGCTCGGCGGCGGTGCTCGAGGGGAACCCGAAGGCGACGTACCGCCCCTCCCCGGCCTACGGCAACAGCAAGCTCGCCAATCTCCTCTTCGCCGCGGAGCTGCAGAAGCGGGCCACCGCGGCGGCCGTCGCGCTGACGTCGACCGCCGCGCACCCGGGCGTCTCCGCGACCGGGCTGGTCACCTCGCCCGACGGCCTCGGCGCGATCCCCGGCGTCCGCACCGTGTCACCGCTCTTCCTGCGCCTGCTCTTCCAGTCGGCCAAGGCAGGCGCGAACCCCACGCTGTACGCCGCCACGGCGGCCGAGCCGGGGTCGTACACCGGCCCGCAGCGACTGCGCGAGAGCCGCGGCCCCGTCGGCCCGGCGAAGCTGTCGCGCGCCGGACGCGACGACGAGCTCGCGCTGCGCCTGTGGGACCTCAGCGAGCAGCAGACCGGCGTCACGTACTCCTTCTGA
- a CDS encoding septum formation family protein → MRRAAAAALLLLLPLAGCSGGDTSGDGSTNDAAASSPSTTPSASATPTTATAAPKPRDRACYRLDYAAAVAPTTTAKPQDCGGAHTAMTYAVGTLDTVVAGHLVAVDSAKVQQQVATECPQRLPAFLGGSPEALRLSMLRAVWFTPTVEESDAGADWYRCDVIAVAAEGRLAPLTGALRGVLARPDAAARYGMCGTAEPGTSGFDRVICSGSHSWRAIDTVTFSGSAYPGVAKARDAGQGPCEDAARARASDALNFKWSYEWPTAAQWRGGQTYGLCWIPD, encoded by the coding sequence GTGAGGCGGGCGGCTGCCGCAGCGCTCCTCCTCCTGCTGCCGCTCGCCGGCTGCAGCGGTGGCGACACCTCGGGCGACGGCAGCACGAACGACGCCGCTGCCTCCTCCCCGAGCACCACACCGTCCGCCAGTGCCACGCCGACGACGGCCACCGCGGCGCCGAAGCCGCGCGACCGGGCGTGCTACCGGCTCGACTACGCCGCCGCCGTCGCCCCGACGACCACCGCGAAGCCGCAGGACTGCGGCGGCGCCCACACCGCCATGACGTACGCCGTGGGCACGCTCGACACCGTGGTCGCCGGCCACCTGGTCGCGGTCGACTCGGCCAAGGTCCAGCAGCAGGTGGCGACCGAGTGCCCCCAGCGGCTGCCCGCCTTCCTCGGCGGCAGCCCCGAGGCGCTGCGCCTGAGCATGCTGCGTGCCGTCTGGTTCACCCCGACGGTCGAGGAGTCCGACGCGGGCGCCGACTGGTACCGCTGCGACGTCATCGCCGTCGCCGCCGAGGGCCGGCTCGCCCCGCTGACCGGGGCGCTGCGCGGGGTCCTCGCCCGCCCGGACGCCGCCGCCCGCTACGGCATGTGCGGCACCGCCGAGCCCGGCACCTCCGGCTTCGACCGGGTCATCTGCTCCGGGTCGCACTCGTGGCGCGCCATCGACACGGTCACCTTCAGCGGCAGTGCCTACCCCGGCGTCGCGAAGGCCCGGGACGCCGGTCAGGGTCCGTGCGAGGACGCCGCCCGGGCCCGCGCCAGCGACGCACTGAACTTCAAGTGGAGCTACGAGTGGCCCACCGCCGCACAGTGGCGTGGCGGTCAGACCTATGGTCTGTGCTGGATCCCCGACTGA
- a CDS encoding septum formation family protein, with amino-acid sequence MLPVRRCAAVLAVLVTTTLLLAGCGGDDGQGSNADPDQVDAVEKPELGACRMLTPDDVAAASNASKVVDCADEHTAQTYAVGGLPDQLSDAGYDDEKIGAWAYDTCAKQFEDFLGADESLVMRTVVSWAWFRPSEKAWEDGARWYRCDVVGGGEQSKAYVPLPEETKGLLLGKPDDQWMVCAAGPSVSGSVKIPCTEAHDWRAISTVKLGEPKDPYPGDRLSQVKTRDFCSEQVAAFLNYPVDYDFGYTWFHEAEWQAGNRRSVCWARTNA; translated from the coding sequence TTGCTCCCTGTCCGGCGCTGCGCCGCGGTCCTGGCCGTGCTCGTCACCACCACCCTGCTCCTGGCCGGGTGCGGTGGCGACGACGGCCAGGGCAGCAATGCCGACCCCGACCAGGTCGACGCCGTCGAGAAGCCCGAGCTGGGCGCCTGCCGGATGCTGACACCCGACGACGTGGCGGCCGCGAGCAACGCCAGCAAGGTCGTCGACTGTGCCGACGAGCACACCGCCCAGACGTACGCCGTCGGCGGACTGCCCGACCAGCTCAGCGACGCCGGCTACGACGACGAGAAGATCGGCGCCTGGGCCTACGACACCTGCGCGAAGCAGTTCGAGGACTTCCTCGGCGCCGACGAGAGCCTCGTGATGCGCACGGTCGTGAGCTGGGCGTGGTTCCGGCCCTCCGAGAAGGCCTGGGAGGACGGCGCTCGGTGGTACCGCTGCGACGTCGTCGGCGGTGGCGAGCAGAGCAAGGCCTACGTCCCGCTCCCCGAGGAGACCAAGGGACTGCTGCTCGGCAAGCCCGACGACCAGTGGATGGTCTGCGCCGCGGGGCCGTCGGTCTCCGGCTCGGTGAAGATCCCGTGCACGGAGGCGCACGACTGGCGGGCGATCTCGACCGTCAAGCTGGGCGAGCCCAAGGACCCCTACCCGGGCGATCGCCTCTCGCAGGTCAAGACCCGGGACTTCTGCTCCGAGCAGGTCGCGGCGTTCCTGAACTACCCCGTCGACTACGACTTCGGCTACACGTGGTTCCACGAGGCCGAGTGGCAGGCCGGCAACCGGCGCTCGGTCTGCTGGGCCAGGACGAACGCGTGA